AGGCGACGTCGACCACGAACATGAAGCTGATCAGCCAGTTGGCCAGGCTGACCGGATGCGACAGGATGGTGCCGGTTTCCCAGCGGATGAAATCGCCGAAATTGGGCGGCACGATCGACAGCATGAAGGCGAGGAAGAACCCCTTTACCGCCCAGCTGCGCAAGTGATTGGCGATCGCCGAACGGTCGACGTCCTCGCCATGTCCCATCAGCCAGGCGCCGAGCGACCAGCACCCGTCCTTCGGTTCGATCAGCCGCCGGTCGAGCCACAGCACATAGGGGATCGAAAGAACGAACAGCCACGGCGCCGCCATTTCGAAACACCACATGGCGAAGGCGAAATTGCCCTGCCAGTAGAAGCGCCCGGTGGCATAGATCACGCCGATCCCGCCCCAGGTGAGCCACAGGCCCGCAAGCTTGGTCAGGCTGATGTCGAAGGTTTCGCGCCAAGGTCGCCTGATCGACCAGTCGATCCCGGTCGAGGGGCGACGATGCACCTTGTCGACAAAGACCGACCACAGCACCATCGGCAGTGCGCAGGCGAGCACGTTCGTCAGTGCCGAAAACGGCCCGTCCATCCCGAAAGTGCGCGCGATCACCACCCAGGTGATCATGCCCGCCATGCCGACGAGCCCGACCGCGCCGCTCACCGCCGAGCGGGGGCGCGGATCGGCCTTGGCCGGGGCTGCCAATGCGGTGTCGTGATACATGGGTGCCGGGTTTAGGCGCGAATGGTAAGCAAGCCGTGAAGGGTGTTTTGCTTCGCGCGCACCGCCGCCTGGCGGCGAAAACGGCGATAGCGTATCAACGGGCCATGAACCGGCTCGAAATCGTGCTTGTGGTGGTGGCGATCGGAGCGACGCTCTATGGCGCGAACCTCCTGCACAGCCATGTGTACGATTATTATCTTGCGCAAATGCCGGAAGGAGGGCTGGCCGTGGCCACGGCCGGCTGGATCATCGCGACCTATGCTCCGATTGCCGTCATCGTGATCTTCTGGCGGCTGACGAAACGCGCCGGACCGCTGTACGCGCTGATCCTGCACGTGCTGCTGCTGCCTTGCGCGCTGGCCGCACTCCTTGTCGGCGATCAGCTGATGACGTCGACGATCCGCGATCCCGACTTCGACGCAACGCTTGGGGCGCCGATGATGCCGGCGATGTTGGCGCTGATGGCCGCGTTGGGCGCCTATGGTGCAGCCTTGATGGCCCGCATTGCCGCATCGGCTTCGGAATGGCCCCCCGGCGGCCGTGAAGGTGTTTCGGGCGCGGTACTGACGAAACGTCGCCCCTGCGCAGGCAGGGGCCCATGTCTGCATCGTGCCGCGCATCGTTGACACATTCGCCGTCGCTCCTGTGTCAGCCGGTCATGCGAACTGCACAGCGATAGGCCCCTGCCTGCGCAGGGGCGACGAGCACCGCGAAACCTTATGATACCAAGCGGACTGCCGCCGCCCCCTTTACCTTGTGCAGCGCAGCGGCTTTATTGCCGCCAACCCAATTCCTTCCCGAAAGGCCATACCTCCATGCGTCGTTCGTTCGCCTTTGCCGCATTGCTGCTCACCACCGCCACCCCTGCGCTCGCCCAGAATTCGGCGCCGCAGCCAGTGCCGTATGAAGACACCATCCCGGCGCCGAAGGACGTGCCCTATCCCGGCACGATCATGCTGAACGTCGATGCGACCGATGTCGAACAGGGCATCTTCCATGTCCGCGAGACCATCCCGGTCGCGCAAGCGGGCCCGATGGTGCTGCTCTATCCGTCCTGGCTGCCGGGCAAGCATGCCTCGCGCGGCGAGATCGAGAAGCTCACCGGGCTGACCATCACCGCCAATGGCGAGACGGTGCCGTGGGTGCGCGATTCGGTCGACGTCTATGCCTTTCACCTCGATGTGCCCGAAGGTGTCGACACGCTCGAGCTGAGCTTTCAGTTCACCTCCGCGGTTGCCGGCAATCAGGGCCGCATCGTCGTCGCGCCGAGCATGATGAACCTGCAATTCCCTTCGGTCAGCCTGTATCCCGCGGGCTATTTCACGCGGCAGATCCCGATCGAGGCGACCGTCACCTATCCCGAAGGCTGGACGGCACGTTCGGGCCTCCCCGCGACCAACCGGGGATCGGTCTATAGCTACGAACCGACCAACTACATGGTGCTGGTCGATTCGCCGGTCTTTGCCGGGCGCTATTTCCGCGAATGGGAACTGACCGACCGAGTGGACCTCAATGTCTTCGCCGACGCGCCCGAACAGCTTGCGGCGGCAACCGACGAGATGATCGAAACCCACCGCGCGCTGGTCGAACAGGCAGTAAAGCTTTTCGGCACCCAGCAATATGACCAGTATGAATTCCTGCTGGCGCTGACCGGGGAAATGGGCGGTATCGGGCTGGAGCATCACCGCAGCTCGGAAAACGGCGTCGATACCGATTATTTCTCCGGCTGGGAAAACGCGCTCGGCGATCGCGGGCTGCTGCCGCATGAATTCGTGCACAGCTGGAACGGCAAATACCGCCGCGGCGAGGACCTGTGGACGCCCGATTTCCGCACGCCGATGCGCGACAACCAGATGTGGGTCTATGAAGGCCAGACGCAATTCTGGGGCGTCGTTCTCGCCGCGCGATCGGGGATGATCCCCAAGGAAGACGTGCTCGGGCTGCTCGCCTTCTACGCCGCCATCTATGGCGAAGGGCGCGCGGGGCGGCAGTGGCGCCCGCTGATCGACACGACGCACGATCCGATCATCGCCGCGCGCAAGCCCAAGCCCTGGACCAGCTGGCAGCGCTCGGAAGACTATTATGTCGAGGGGCTGCTGATCTGGCTCGAAACCGATGCGAAGATCCGCGAGCTGACCGGCGGCGAAAAATCGATCGACGATTTCGCCCGCGCCTTTTTCGGTTCGGGTCGCGACGGCGACTGGGGCGAAGTGACCTATGATTTCGCCGAAGTGGTCGACACGCTGAACGGCGTCGTCGCCTGGGACTGGGACAGTTTCCTGACCGAGCGCGTCTATGACGTGAACCCGGACGTGCCGCTCGCCGGCTTTACCGAGAACGGCTATCGTCTGGTCTTCACCGAAACGCCGAACAGCTACATGCGCAACTATGAATCGCAGCGCAATCGCGTGCATCTGGGCTATTCGATCGGCCTGGTGGTGAGCGGCAGCGGCAACATCACCGAAGTCACCTGGGGCGGCCCGGCCTTCGAGGCGGGGCTCGACGTCGCCGACGATCTGATCGCCGTGAACGGCACTGCCTACAGCAATGCCGGACTGAAGGCCGCCGTGACCGCGGCAAAGGACAGCAGCGACCCCATCCGCCTGACTGTTCGCTCGGGCGATAGGATTCACGAAGTTGTGATCGACTATCACGGCGGGCTGCGCTATCCGCGCCTCGAAAAAATCGCCAGTGGAGAGGCTGGCCTGGATCGGCTTCTGCAAGCCAAATAGGAACCTAGAAAACATGCGCATTGATATGGTGCCGGTGGGCGACAAACCGCCCCACAGCCTTAACGTGATCATCGAAGTTCCCGTCGGCGGCGAGCCGGTAAAATACGAATTCGACAAGAGCTCGGGCGCGCTCTTCGTCGACCGGATCCTGCACACGCCGATGCGCTATCCGGCCAATTACGGCTTTGTGCCGCACACGCTTTCGCCCGATGGCGATCCGCTCGACGCGCTCGTCGTCGCGCGCTCGCCGTTCATCGCAGGCTGCGTTGTGCGCGCGCGCCCGATCGCGGTGCTGAACCTGGAAGACGAACATGGCGGCGATGAAAAGCTGGTCTGCGTGCCGGTGGATTCGACTTTCCCCTATTACACCAATGTCGAGGAAAAGGACGATCTGCCCGACATCGTCTTCCAGCAGATCGAGCATTTCTTCACCCACTACAAAGACCTGGAAAAGGAAAAGTGGGTCCGCGTCGGCACCTGGGGCGGCGCCGACGACGCACGCCGGATCGTGATCGAGGCGATCGAACGCGCGAAGGACGCCAAGGCGGCGTAAGCGCTTCTTTCCAGTCACTCCGTTGGTGCTGAGCCTGTCGAAGCACCGTTCTTCTTCTTGCACCGTCGCAGAAGGCAGAACGGCACTTCGACAGGCTCAGTGCTAACGGGTGTGGGTGGGCAGTCGGAGTGCCCCTACCCCTTGCGCTTCTTCTTCGCCGGCGCCCGCGCGCCGGCCTCTATCCCCAGTCCGGCCCAGCGGCGCATCGCTTCGGGATCGTCATAGACATCGGCGGGCGCGCGGCGATAGTTCATCGTGCCGGTCTTGCCGTTCATATCGACAGCGAAGCGCTCGGCGCCTTCCGCGTCCCAGACGGGATCGCTCTTCGCATCGGCCTTGAACCAGATTTCGCCGTCATCGACGATCGCGAAGATAGTGCCGTCGCAGTAGAGCGTCGCGCCGCCCATCATGTGCCGCATCGTCACCGGGCCGAGCGGTTCGAGCGCCTCGCCCACCCAGGCGATCAGCCCTTCGTCGATAGCCATCAGCCCGCGTCGCTTGCCGCGAATTCGTGCAGCGCATCCCCCGAAAGGCGCCAGTGCTCCCACTCGCCACCCTCGGGAACCCCACCGATCCGGCGATAGAAACCCTTGGCGTCGACATTCCAGTCGAGCACCGCCCAGGACAGTCGGTCGGCGCCGCGTTCCACTGCGATCGCCGCCAGCCGCGCGAGCAGCGCCTGGCCGATGCCGGTACCGCGCGCCTTGGGGTCGATGAACAGATCTTCCAGATAGAGCCCCGGCACACCGGAAAAGGTGGAGAAGGTGGTGTAATAGACTGCGAAGCCCGCCGGACTGCCCTCGCATTCGGCGATCAGCACCTGCGCGGCGCGATGATCACCGAACAAATGCCGCTCCAGATCGCGCTCGGTGCATGTCACCCGATCGGAAAGCCGGACATATTCGGCGAGCTTGCGGATGAAGCCCGCGATCAGGCCGATATCCTCGGGTCGCGCCTCGCGAATATGAGTCATGGCATCACCTCCGCTTCCTGCGGCGCATAGCGCCCCCGCGCCCCCCAGACGCAGCCGCAGATGATCAGCGCCGCGCCGGCAAGGGTGAACATCGAAACATGCTCGCCGAACAATATCCAGCCATAGAATGCCGCCCACAGAAATGAGGTGAATTCCGTAGGCGCGAGATAGCTTGCCTCGGCGCGGGCATAGGCCCAGCTCAATATACCGAGCGACACGGTCGCCAGCGCCGCGCCGAGCAGGATCGCCGGCCAGTGTTCGGCGGCGGGCACCGCGCCCAGCCAGGGGATGGCAAACGCCAGCAGCAGCGCGACGACGATGCCCTGGAACAGCGTGATCTCCACCGGACCGGCGACCAGCGCCTGCTGGCGCATCAGGATGATGTTCCAGCTGTAACAGAGCGCCGATGCCAATATGGCAAGCGCGCCCCGGAACGCGTCGTCGCCCAGATCGCCATGCGCCTGGCCGGCGAGGATGACGCCGACTCCGGCAGCGGCGACCAGCGATGCGGCGACTGTCCGGCCGCGCACCCGTTCGCCCAGCAGCAGCGCTGCGAGGAACAGTGCGATCAGCGGCGCGACATAGGTAAGCGCGATTGCCTGCGCCATCGGCACGCGCGCCAGCCCCCAGAAGAAGAGCAGCGCCATTGCCGTCGATACCGCGCCCCGGATGAGGTGGAGGCGCATCGCCGCACGTGACGGCCTGCGTGCCCCGGCAATCCACCAGACGAGGCCGCTGAATCCGATCCCCGCCAGCGTGCGCCAGAACAGCGCGAGATAGACGCCGAGCGCGAGCGTCAGCCCCTTCATCACCGCGTCCATCGCCGAGAAGACGCCGATGCCGAACGACGCGACGAGGAAGGCGAAGGCCGGAGACGTGCCGCGCATCGGTCAGCGCTGCCGGGTGGCGTAGCTGCGGATGCGGTGGAGCAGCCGCACCAGCGGCGCATCGGCGACGGCAAGCGCCGCGATGATCGCGAATATGGCCAGCCCCGCGCCGAGCATGGCGGGGTCGCCCTGCGCCTGGCCGGTCTGCGACACGACCACCATCCGCAGCGCGGGCAGGATCGCGAACAATGCGGCGAAACGCCCGGTCCAGCGAGTCATCCAGCGCGGCAGGCCGGGCACGAACAGCAGCAGATAGCGGAGCACGAGCAGCACGGCCGCCGTCGCGAGCACGTCTCCGGTGGCGGCGACATGCGCGATGCCGGTCATGCTATTCGGCGGCCTGCACCTGCGCGGTTGCCTCGCCCGCAGCTTCGATCTCGGCGGCCTTCGCCTCGACCAGCCGGACGATATGATCGATCATGTCGGCGTCCTGGACATGATGGTCGGTGACGCCCGAAAGATAGACCATGTGCTTGCCCGCGCCGCCGCCGGTGATGCCGATATCGGTTTCGCGCGCTTCGCCGGGGCCGTTGACGACGCAGCCGAGAACGCTGAGCGACATCGGCGTGCGGATGTGGCTGAGGCGTTCTTCGAGCTTCTCGACGGTGCGGATCACGTCGAATCCCTGCCGTGCGCAGCTGGGGCAGCTCACCACGCGCACGCCGCGATTGCGGATGCCGAGCGCCTTGAGAATCTCGAAGCCGACGCGCACTTCCTCTTCCGGCTCGGCCGAAAGCGAGACGCGCAGCGTGTCGCCGATGCCAAACCACAGCAGATTGCCGATGCCGATCGCGGATTTCACTGTCCCGCCGACGAACCCGCCCGCTTCGGTGATGCCGAGATGGAGCGGGCAATCGACCGTTTCGGCGAGCTGCTGATAGGCGGCGACGGCGAGGAACACGTCGCTTGCCTTCACCGCGACCTTGAATTCGTGGAAGTCGTGATCCTGAAGCAGCTTGATATGATCGAGCGCGCTTTCGACCAAAGCCTCGGGGCACGGCTCGCCGTACTTTTCCAGCAGATCCTTTTCGAGGCTGCCGGCATTGACGCCGATGCGGATCGAACAGCCATTCGCCTTGGCCGCGTCCACCACTTCCTTCACGCGCGATGCCGAGCCGATATTGCCCGGATTGATGCGCAGGCACGCCGCGCCGGCATCGGCGGCTTCGAGCGCGCGCTTATAGTGGAAATGGATGTCGGCGACGATCGGCACCTGCGCCGCGCGAACGATCTGCTTGAGCGCGGTCGTGCTTTCCACATCGGGGCAGGAGACGCGGATGATGTCCGCGCCCGCCTCCTCGCAGCGGCGAATCTGGTCGACCGTCGCGGTGACGTCGGCAGTGACCGTATTGGTCATCGTCTGCACCGAAATCGGCGCATCGCCCCCGACGGGGACGTTGCCGACCATGATCTGGCGGCTCTTGCGGCGCATGATATCGCGCCAGGGACGGACGGACATGGGGATTTGCTCGCTAACGCTTCGCTTACACCTGCGCCTTATAGCGATCCCGCGTCGCACGTGAAAGGCACGAGACGCCGCGAGGACCGCAATTTCGATGGACGCCAGAGCCGGCACCATCCCGATAGCAGTGCAAGGCCAGCGCCATTACGGGCTGGACTGGTTGCGCATCGCCGCTTTCGGCCTGCTGATCTTCTATCACATCACACTGGTTTTCGTGCCGGGCAACTGGGTGATCAAGAGCGCGACCACTTATGAATGGCTGATCGTTCCGGCGACTCTGCTGAACCCCTGGCGGCTGGCGCTGCTCTTCGCCGTGTCAGGCTATGCCTCGGCCAAACTGCTCGCCAAGACCGGCAGCGTCGGCGCCTTTGCCTGGTCGCGCGCAAAGCGGCTGCTGATTCCGCTTGCCTTCGGCATGGTGATTCTGGTGCCGGTGGAAATGTGGGTCCGCGTGCTCCAGAACGGCTATGATCACGGCTATACCTATTTCTGGCTGCATGACAGCTGGCATTGGGGCCGCTTCTTCGACACCGAATTTCCCAGCTGGGAACATCTCTGGTTCGTCGAATATCTCGCCGCCTACACCTTCGCGCTGGCGCTGGTGCTGGCGTGGCTGCCGCAGCGCGCCGATCGCGTGATCGCGGCAACCGCCGAATGGCTGAGCATCAGGAACCGGCTGCTCTGGGCGCCCGCCGCCGCGCTGGTGACGATGAAGCTGGGACTGTTGTTCGTCGTTCCCGAAAAACAGGGACTGTTCACCGACTGGTCGGGCCATGCGCTCTATGTCCCGCCTTTCCTGTTCGGATTCGTGCTGGCGCGCACGCCCGCGCTATGGGCACCGATGGAGCGGCTGTGGCGACCGGCGCTGCTGGCATCGGCGCTGGCGGGAGCGATCCTGATCGCGATCGAACTGACATGGCAGGGCGATGCCTGGCCGCCGCATGCGATTCAGGCACTCGACCGCGCGGCGCGCTATGCGATGGCATGGACGATGACGCTGGCGCTGTTCCGTCTTGCCGACCGGATGTGGAATCGAGATCATCCGCTTCGCGCCACGCTCAGCGAAGCGGTCTTCCCCTTCTACCTGATCCATCACGGCGCGATCATCCTGACGGCCTGGTATCTGCTGCCGCTGGGCCTGCACCCGCTCGCCGAGTTCGTCGCGCTGGTCGCCGCGACCATCGCGGCCTGCCTGACCTTCTACATCGTCGGGCGCGACATCGCACCGCTGCGCCCGCTGATCGGACTCGGCCCGCGCCGGTCAAAGCCCGCCGCGGTAACGCCTGCTGCCGCGTAGCGTCTGGCCACCGGCCAGCGTCACGGTGAAATCGCCGCTCCTGTCGGTCTCGATCCGCGCGACGGCGGCGCGACGCACCAGCCGGCCGCGATGGATGCGGACGAAATCCTCGCCCAGCCGGTCAGCCAGCGCCGTCAGCGTCGAGCGGTGGAGCAAGGTCCGCTCGCCCCGGCCGATCTCGACATAGTTACCCGCGGAGGCGGCCCAGTCGATCTCGGCGACGGGCACGCGATGCGTGACGGCGCCGTCGGCGATTTCGAGCACCGGAGCGGGCGCGGTCTGCTCGCGCGCGATCGGCACGATGCGCGATTCGGCGATCCAGCGGATCAACCCGAACGATGCAGCGATCTGGACATAGGTCAGCAGATCCTTGCGATATTCGTAGATCAGCGATGCCGGAAGGTTGTCGGCAAAGACATAGGTCTCGCCCCATCCGGCATAGACCGCCTTGCGCAGCGCGACCATCACCGCGACGTGGATCGCCGAGGCCGCCACGCTGAGCGCGAGATGCGCGCCGACTGCGGCGGGCCAGCCCGCGCGGGGCGGGCGCAGCAACGCGACGGCATGCCAGATCGGCCAGGCGAGCAGGCACCAGCCAAGCGCGCTCGATGCTTCCCACAGCCAGATATGATGCGCCGGTTCGGAATCGAAATCGGATCTCTGGCTGAGCGCATTCACGACCAGATGGATCGCCGTCAGCGCGACGAACAGCACGGCGGCGATCCAGCCACCGCTCGTCCCGCGACTGCCGCCGCTCGTCCCCGCTTCTCGCGCCGTCATCCCAGCCCGTCCGCCATTCATCCCCCGGCGATACCGCGCCCCGGCGCGCGCCGCTAGCCGTCGCGCATCCCGCAATCATCGGAGCGTTTCATGGAACGGCATTACGGCATGGACTGGCTGCGCATCGCCGCCTTCGGCCTGCTCATTCTCTATCACACCGGCATGGTGTTCGTGCATTGGGGCTTTCATGTGAAGACCGCGCAGCCGCAGGAATGGCTGGCGATACCGATGCTGGCGACCAATGCCTGGCGGCTGGCGCTGCTGTTCGTCGTATCGGGCTATGCCAGCCGCGCGCTGTATATGCGTTCACCCCGGCCGCTGCGCTTCGCCGGGAACCGGACGTGGCGGCTGCTGATCCCCACCATCTTCGCGATGATCGTGGTGATCCCGGCCCAGCCCTGGGTCGAGCTGGTCACCAAATATGGCTATGCGCACAGCTTCCTGTGGTTCTGGCAGAACGACTATTTCCGCTGGACCGAAATCCACGGCATCCATGTGCCGACCTGGCAGCATCTGTGGTTCGTCGTCTATCTGTGGGTCTATACGCTGGCGCTGTCGGCGGTGCTGGCGGTGCGCCGGGGCGGCGCGACGATCCAGCGCTGGTTCGACCGGGGGATGACCGGCGGCGGGCTGCTCGCGCTTCCGATCGCATGGCTGCTCTTCGTGCGGATGGTGCTGGTTCCGGGGCAGGAAGAGACGCACGACCTGTTCACCGATCCGGTGTCGCATCTCGTCTATCCGGCGATGTTCGTCTTCGGCTTCCTGCTCGCCGGATCAAAACCGGTGATGGCCGCGATCGCGCGGCAGTGGAAGCTGGCGGCCTTGCTGGGGCTGGCGGGCTATTGCGCGGCGGCGGGCGTCGAATGGACCTGGCCGGGGGAGACAGTGGCGGCGGACTGGGCCTATCGGCTGTTCCGCTTTGCTCGCCCGTTTCAGGAGTGGGGGACGATCATCGCGCTGATCGGCATCGCCGAGCGTTTCTGGAATCGCGACCATCGCTGGCGCAGGACGCTCAACGAAGCGGTCTTCCCCTTCTACATCATCCACCAGACAGCGATCGTCATGGTCGAATACTGGCTGCTGCCGTTCGGCCTGCCCTGGTTCGTCGAATTCGCCATCGTCATCGTGGCGACCGTGGCAAGCTGCTGGGCCTTTTACGCGATCGGCCGCACCATTCCGCCGCTGCGCCCGCTGGTGGGGCTCAAGCTGCGGCTGGCATCGCCATCGCGATCTGCTAACAGGCCCCCGGCCGTCGACAGCGGCGTGCCCAGTGCCTGACACCAGTATTCGGACCTCTGCCCATGCCGTCTGTTGCCGATGCCCCAAACGAGCGCAAATGGTCGCTCGTCATTCATGGCGGCGCGGGGAGCATGCGGCCCGGCAATCTGCCGGAGGGGCAGGAGGAAGCCGCGCTGGCGGGGCTTGCGGATGCGCTCAAGGCGGGGTCCGATATCCTCGACCGCGGCGGCGACGCGATCGACGCAGTCGAAGCCGCGATCCATGTGCTCGAGGATGATCCGGCGTTCAATGCCGGGCGCGGATCGGTGTTCACTTGGGAAGGCCGCAACGAACTCGACGCCTCGATCATGGACGGGCGCGATCGCGGCGCGGGCGCGGTGGCGGGGCTGACCACGATCCGCCACCCGATCAGCGCCGCCCGCGCCGTGATGACGGCGAGCCCGCATGTGCTGCTGAGCGGCGACGGCGCCGAGGCCTTTGCGCGCGGACAGGATCTGGAAACCGTCGACCCGGCATGGTTCGCCACCGAGGAACGGCGCCGCCAGCTCGACGAATTCCGCGAGCATGACGGCGACGGGTTCGACATCGACATGAAATACGGCACCGTCGGCGCCGTCGCGCGCGATGTTAACGGCCATGTCGCGGCGGGCACCTCCACCGGCGGCCTCACCGGCAAGCGCTGGGGCCGCGTCGGCGATTCGCCGCTGATCGGCGCGGGCACCTATGCCGACGATCGCGGCTGCGCGGTTTCGGCGACCGGCGCGGGCGAATTTTTCATTCGCGAAGGCGTCGCGCACGAAATCAGCGCACGCGTCCGCTTCCTCGGCGAGACGCTGCAGCAGGCCGCCGATTTCGTGCTCGCCGAAACGCTGGACATGGGCGGAGTCGGTGGCGTCATCGTCACCGCGCCGAGCGGCGAAACGGTGTGGAGTTTCACCACGCCGGGCATGTATCGCGGCCGCGCCGCTTCCGATGCCGCGCCCGACGTGCAAATCTATTCCGACGCATAAGAGAAGGTCGCCCCTGATGCTCCGTCGTTTGCTCCTCCCGCTGCTGGCGCTTGCCGGCGCCTTCGCTACCACGCCTGCCGCTGCCTATTGGGAATATGGGCATGAGACGGTGGCGAAGATCGCCTATGCCAATATCGATGCGCGCACCCGCGCGGCGGTGGACCGGCTGCTCGCGCAATCGGCGCTGCTCGAAACCCCGACCTGCCCGGCGGGCACGATCGAACAGGCGAGCGTGTGGGCCGATTGCATCAAGGCGCTCGGGCCGCGCTTCAGCTATGCCTATAACTGGCACTATCAGAATGTGCATGTCTGCGAGCCGTTCGACCTGAAGGCTGCGTGCAAGGACGGCAATTGCGTCTCTGCGCAGATCGAGCGCGACGTGAAGCTGCTTCAGGACGATCGCGTTCCGGTGCGCGAGAAGGTGCAGGCGCTGGCCTTCCTGATCCATTTCGTCGGCGATCTGCACATGCCGCTCCATGCCGGCGATCGCGGCGATCTGGGCGGCAATCGCGTGCCGGCGGGATACGGGATTTTCGTGACCGAGCGGCTCAACCTGCACAGCATCTGGGACGGGCCGCTCGCCGAGCGGGCGATTTCGACGCCACCGTCGCTGGTGCATCGCTATCCGGCCGACGAAGCCGCGCGGATCGCTGCGGGTAGCGTCGAGGACTGGAGCCGCGAAAGCTGGCAGGTCAGCCGCGATTTCGCCTACACCTCCGCGCTGGGCGAACCTTGCATCCCGCAGGAGGAACGCGCGATGCTGAGCAACGAGACGATCGCGGAGCTTGTGCCGGTGGCCAAGCGGCAGATCGAGCGCGCCGGGCTGCGGCTGGCGCGGCTGCTGGGCGAAGCGCTGGGGAGCTGACGGCCGCTTATCCCTTCCGTTGGGTTCGAGCAGCTTCGAGCCTGTCGAGAAGCGTCCTTCGAGAACCGGTTCTCAAGCGCCCCGTGACGTCGCCCCTGCGCAGGCAGGGGCCTATCGCTGTACATTTTACATACTCGGCTGACACACGAAGCGCGCCTCTTGTGTCAAAGGGCCAGGCGCCACGCCACAGACATGGGCCCCTGCCTGCGCAGGGGCGACGGGACTGGCTTCACCGGTCGCGCGGGCCCCATTGCCAGTGGAGGCCGCCCTCGGTCTTGCGCGCGAGCAGGAGCAGGAAGGCAAGCACGATCGGCGTAGCCGCGACCAGCTTGATGTAGGTCCCCGGCGTCGCATAGACCACGCCGAACAGCAGGCCCGCGAAGATCAGCGTGGCGAGCCAGCCCTGCCAGGTGACCGGCGTCGCGCCCCAGCCGAACATCTTGGGCGCGAACCAATAGCCTTCCCCGACCTTGTAATGGCGGCGGATGCGGCGGCCGAGGTTCATGGCAGTGCCACCATCGCCGCGATCCCCGCCGCGAGCAGCAGCGCCGAGCCGCCGATCAGCCAGGGCAGGTGCGAACGTTTTGCGAAAATGGCCATCAGCATAGGTCTTCTCCTCGATGTCAGCGGTGGCGCTTCTGCTCCTCCCGCCATGCCTTGAATTCCTTCAGATCGCGCGCCAGTTCGC
This genomic interval from Sphingosinithalassobacter tenebrarum contains the following:
- a CDS encoding methyltransferase family protein, which translates into the protein MYHDTALAAPAKADPRPRSAVSGAVGLVGMAGMITWVVIARTFGMDGPFSALTNVLACALPMVLWSVFVDKVHRRPSTGIDWSIRRPWRETFDISLTKLAGLWLTWGGIGVIYATGRFYWQGNFAFAMWCFEMAAPWLFVLSIPYVLWLDRRLIEPKDGCWSLGAWLMGHGEDVDRSAIANHLRSWAVKGFFLAFMLSIVPPNFGDFIRWETGTILSHPVSLANWLISFMFVVDVAFATAGYILTFRPLDSHIRSANPFASGWAAALICYPPFILMGNGGPLDYHSGTYGQDGWFRWFGESMPAMWAFGAVLVALTAVYAWATVAFGFRFSNLTNRGILTNGPYAFTRHPAYLSKNLFWWVATLPFLATTGSLADAARNTLLMCAVSGVYYWRAKTEEKHLKLDPDYVAYDGWIARNGAVPLFFAWLTGKKAGAGAEGSPQT
- a CDS encoding M61 family metallopeptidase produces the protein MRRSFAFAALLLTTATPALAQNSAPQPVPYEDTIPAPKDVPYPGTIMLNVDATDVEQGIFHVRETIPVAQAGPMVLLYPSWLPGKHASRGEIEKLTGLTITANGETVPWVRDSVDVYAFHLDVPEGVDTLELSFQFTSAVAGNQGRIVVAPSMMNLQFPSVSLYPAGYFTRQIPIEATVTYPEGWTARSGLPATNRGSVYSYEPTNYMVLVDSPVFAGRYFREWELTDRVDLNVFADAPEQLAAATDEMIETHRALVEQAVKLFGTQQYDQYEFLLALTGEMGGIGLEHHRSSENGVDTDYFSGWENALGDRGLLPHEFVHSWNGKYRRGEDLWTPDFRTPMRDNQMWVYEGQTQFWGVVLAARSGMIPKEDVLGLLAFYAAIYGEGRAGRQWRPLIDTTHDPIIAARKPKPWTSWQRSEDYYVEGLLIWLETDAKIRELTGGEKSIDDFARAFFGSGRDGDWGEVTYDFAEVVDTLNGVVAWDWDSFLTERVYDVNPDVPLAGFTENGYRLVFTETPNSYMRNYESQRNRVHLGYSIGLVVSGSGNITEVTWGGPAFEAGLDVADDLIAVNGTAYSNAGLKAAVTAAKDSSDPIRLTVRSGDRIHEVVIDYHGGLRYPRLEKIASGEAGLDRLLQAK
- the ppa gene encoding inorganic diphosphatase, with the protein product MRIDMVPVGDKPPHSLNVIIEVPVGGEPVKYEFDKSSGALFVDRILHTPMRYPANYGFVPHTLSPDGDPLDALVVARSPFIAGCVVRARPIAVLNLEDEHGGDEKLVCVPVDSTFPYYTNVEEKDDLPDIVFQQIEHFFTHYKDLEKEKWVRVGTWGGADDARRIVIEAIERAKDAKAA
- a CDS encoding TfoX/Sxy family protein, whose amino-acid sequence is MAIDEGLIAWVGEALEPLGPVTMRHMMGGATLYCDGTIFAIVDDGEIWFKADAKSDPVWDAEGAERFAVDMNGKTGTMNYRRAPADVYDDPEAMRRWAGLGIEAGARAPAKKKRKG
- a CDS encoding GNAT family N-acetyltransferase encodes the protein MTHIREARPEDIGLIAGFIRKLAEYVRLSDRVTCTERDLERHLFGDHRAAQVLIAECEGSPAGFAVYYTTFSTFSGVPGLYLEDLFIDPKARGTGIGQALLARLAAIAVERGADRLSWAVLDWNVDAKGFYRRIGGVPEGGEWEHWRLSGDALHEFAASDAG
- a CDS encoding DMT family transporter: MRGTSPAFAFLVASFGIGVFSAMDAVMKGLTLALGVYLALFWRTLAGIGFSGLVWWIAGARRPSRAAMRLHLIRGAVSTAMALLFFWGLARVPMAQAIALTYVAPLIALFLAALLLGERVRGRTVAASLVAAAGVGVILAGQAHGDLGDDAFRGALAILASALCYSWNIILMRQQALVAGPVEITLFQGIVVALLLAFAIPWLGAVPAAEHWPAILLGAALATVSLGILSWAYARAEASYLAPTEFTSFLWAAFYGWILFGEHVSMFTLAGAALIICGCVWGARGRYAPQEAEVMP
- the ispG gene encoding flavodoxin-dependent (E)-4-hydroxy-3-methylbut-2-enyl-diphosphate synthase, yielding MSVRPWRDIMRRKSRQIMVGNVPVGGDAPISVQTMTNTVTADVTATVDQIRRCEEAGADIIRVSCPDVESTTALKQIVRAAQVPIVADIHFHYKRALEAADAGAACLRINPGNIGSASRVKEVVDAAKANGCSIRIGVNAGSLEKDLLEKYGEPCPEALVESALDHIKLLQDHDFHEFKVAVKASDVFLAVAAYQQLAETVDCPLHLGITEAGGFVGGTVKSAIGIGNLLWFGIGDTLRVSLSAEPEEEVRVGFEILKALGIRNRGVRVVSCPSCARQGFDVIRTVEKLEERLSHIRTPMSLSVLGCVVNGPGEARETDIGITGGGAGKHMVYLSGVTDHHVQDADMIDHIVRLVEAKAAEIEAAGEATAQVQAAE